The Dyella caseinilytica genome has a window encoding:
- a CDS encoding N-acetylornithine carbamoyltransferase has translation MSLRHFLTTQDYSRSEIDALLEQAAAFKRSPRGQQLAGKSVALLFFNPSMRTRTSFELGAFHLGGHAIVLSPGKDAWPIEFRPNVVMDGEAEEHIAEVARVLSRYVDLIAVRAFPKFQDWSIDREDAVIKAFAQYATVPVINMETITHPCQELAHALALKERFGDLTGRKYVLTWTYHPKPLNTAVANSALLIATKMGMDVTLLCPTPDYVLDERYMAFGEQNAKENGGSLKVSHNIEEAYRGADVVYAKSWGALPFFGRWEQEKPTRDANKHFIVDEAKMALTNNGVFSHCLPLRRNIKATDAVMDSPSCIAIDEAENRLHVQKAVMTSLIGQR, from the coding sequence ATGTCGCTTCGTCACTTCCTCACCACCCAGGATTACAGCCGCTCCGAGATCGACGCACTGCTGGAGCAGGCCGCTGCGTTCAAGCGTTCGCCGCGCGGCCAGCAGCTTGCCGGCAAATCGGTGGCACTGCTGTTCTTCAATCCGTCGATGCGTACGCGCACCAGTTTCGAGCTGGGTGCTTTCCATCTCGGCGGCCATGCCATCGTGCTGTCACCCGGCAAGGACGCATGGCCGATCGAGTTCCGTCCGAACGTCGTCATGGATGGCGAGGCCGAGGAACATATTGCCGAAGTCGCGCGCGTGTTGAGCCGCTACGTGGACTTGATCGCGGTGCGCGCTTTTCCGAAGTTCCAGGACTGGTCCATCGATCGCGAAGATGCCGTGATCAAAGCTTTCGCGCAATACGCGACAGTGCCGGTGATCAATATGGAAACGATCACTCATCCCTGCCAGGAACTCGCGCACGCGCTGGCGCTTAAAGAGCGTTTCGGCGATCTCACCGGACGCAAGTACGTGCTGACCTGGACTTATCACCCCAAGCCGCTGAACACCGCGGTGGCAAATTCCGCGTTGCTGATCGCCACCAAGATGGGCATGGACGTGACCTTGCTGTGTCCCACGCCCGATTACGTGCTGGACGAACGCTACATGGCTTTCGGCGAACAGAACGCCAAAGAAAATGGTGGCTCGCTCAAGGTCAGTCACAACATTGAGGAAGCCTATCGCGGCGCCGATGTGGTCTACGCCAAGAGCTGGGGTGCGCTACCGTTTTTCGGCCGCTGGGAGCAGGAAAAGCCGACCCGCGATGCGAACAAGCATTTCATCGTCGATGAAGCCAAGATGGCGCTGACCAACAACGGCGTCTTCAGCCATTGCCTGCCGCTTCGCCGGAACATCAAGGCCACCGACGCGGTGATGGATTC